In Mastomys coucha isolate ucsf_1 unplaced genomic scaffold, UCSF_Mcou_1 pScaffold5, whole genome shotgun sequence, one genomic interval encodes:
- the LOC116077191 gene encoding LOW QUALITY PROTEIN: NACHT, LRR and PYD domains-containing protein 7-like (The sequence of the model RefSeq protein was modified relative to this genomic sequence to represent the inferred CDS: substituted 1 base at 1 genomic stop codon) yields CVRAIVLHGPLGSGQTPVVKRLMLDWSESKQAQIFPCAFYISCREISNLKPCTFGHLLSMDNPSWRDCVIQGLVLGEKFSFVVDGFDELTFPAGALIRDLCGDWNTVKPVEILLGSLLNRKMAPHAILLVTTRTQALCQLFIMMNXPLLVESRGFLEQEKQKYFEDEEGEGEDHELSYQTPVRATSTPNSKSYSRKHVSWLLIVSWNRVPVFREEGVLKLKLNPNKLHSVVCSYVLFKDSAGTNCLSFTCLSLQQLMASIIFVQELGQESKGVSKYSIQNMLSRETRLKNPDLSGLLPFVFGLQSETRIQELDTIFGCQISIGVKKKIPGEEGFVKEAMALFEEISVRLKTNTDLIHASFCLKNARDLQTMSLKVEKAVFPENVAALESSAKPQR; encoded by the exons TGTGTTCGTGCAATTGTGCTGCATGGCCCTCTGGGCTCTGGACAAACCCCAGTGGTAAAGAGGCTAATGTTAGACTGGTCAGAGAGTAAGCAGGCCCAGATTTTCCCATGTGCCTTCTACATCAGCTGCAGGGAAATTAGTAATCTTAAACCTTGCACTTTTGGGCACCTCCTCTCCATGGACAATCCCTCCTGGAGGGACTGTGTGATCCAGGGTCTAGTCCTGGGAGAGAAATTCTCATTTGTGGTGGATGGTTTTGATGAGCTGACGTTCCCAGCAGGAGCTCTGATCCGTGACCTCTGTGGTGACTGGAACACAGTGAAGCCTGTAGAGATCTTACTGGGCAGTTTGCTGAACAGGAAGATGGCACCTCATGCCATCCTGCTGGTGACCACACGAACACAGGCTTTATGCCAGCTCTTCATCATGATGAATTAGCCTCTCCTGGTAGAATCTCGGGGCTTCTTGGAGCAAGAAAAGCAGAAGTACTTTGaagatgaggagggggagggggaggatcaTG AGTTGTCTTACCAGACACCTGTGAGGGCCACCTCAACACCGAACTCCAAATCTTATTCAAGAAAACATGTATCCTGGCTGCTGATAGTCTCTTGGAACAGGGTGCCCGTATTCCGTGAAGAAGGCGTCTTGAAATTAAAATTGAACCCAAACAAATTGCATTCCGTGGTGTGCAGTTACGTCCTCTTTAAGGACAGTGCCGGTACAAACTGTCTCTCCttcacctgcctcagtctccagcaGCTCATGGCTTCCATAATATTTGTTCAGGAGCTTGGGCAGGAAAGCAAGGGTGTCTCTAAATATAGTATTCAGAATATGCTTTCGAGGGAAACAAGATTAAAAAACCCCGACCTGTCTGGACTGCTGCCATTTGTATTCGGCCTCCAGAGTGAGACTCGTATTCAAGAGCTGGACACCATTTTTGGCTGCCAAATATCAATTGGGgtcaagaaaaaaattcctgGA GAGGAGGGGTTTGTGAAGGAAGCCATGGCCCTCTTTGAGGAAATCTCCGTGCGTTTGAAAACCAACACGGACCTCATCCATGCTTCATTCTGCCTCAAGAACGCTCGGGACTTGCAGACAATGTCCCTGAAAGTAGAAAAGGCGGTCTTCCCAGAGAATGTTGCTGCACTGGAGTCCTCAGCTAAGCCTCAAAGGTAA